A genomic stretch from Candidatus Palauibacter australiensis includes:
- the ispG gene encoding flavodoxin-dependent (E)-4-hydroxy-3-methylbut-2-enyl-diphosphate synthase produces MNTPSSSRRWTKSVDIGGVRVGSAHPIVVQSMTNTDTADVAATADQVRALHEAGSEIVRITVNTPRAARAVPRIAEQLSGQGIEVPLVGDFHFNGHILLSGHPDCAAALAKFRINPGNVGRKRRDEQFATIVRCAIEHDKPVRIGVNWGSLDQILLTRLMDENARRTEPLDAHQVMLDAIVESALASAEAAESLGLAPDRIVLSAKVSRVPDLVTVYRDLASQCLYPLHLGLTEAGMGRKGTVASSAALAILLSEGIGDTIRVSLTPEPGADRTEEVRIAQQLLQSLELRSFKPQVTACPGCGRTTSTFFQQLALDVEGHIADRLAAWRERYPGVEDLSVAVMGCVVNGPGESKHADLGISLPGVAEAPTAPVYVDGKHHSTLRGDGIVEEFLQILDGYVERRFS; encoded by the coding sequence TTGAACACTCCGTCTTCTTCGCGTCGCTGGACGAAATCCGTCGATATCGGAGGCGTCCGGGTGGGCAGTGCCCATCCCATCGTCGTCCAGTCGATGACGAACACCGATACGGCGGATGTGGCGGCCACCGCGGATCAGGTTCGGGCACTCCACGAGGCCGGTTCGGAAATCGTCCGCATCACGGTGAATACGCCGCGTGCCGCCCGGGCGGTGCCGCGGATCGCGGAACAGCTTTCCGGCCAGGGCATCGAAGTCCCGCTCGTCGGAGACTTCCACTTCAACGGCCACATTCTCCTGTCCGGCCATCCCGACTGTGCCGCCGCCCTGGCCAAGTTTCGCATCAACCCGGGAAACGTCGGCCGAAAGCGGCGCGATGAGCAGTTCGCGACGATCGTCCGCTGCGCGATCGAGCACGACAAGCCGGTCCGCATCGGGGTCAACTGGGGCTCGCTGGACCAGATACTCCTGACCCGGCTCATGGATGAGAACGCGCGCCGCACGGAACCGCTGGATGCGCACCAGGTGATGCTCGACGCGATCGTGGAGAGCGCGCTGGCGTCCGCCGAAGCCGCGGAAAGCCTCGGTCTCGCGCCCGACCGGATCGTGCTCAGCGCGAAGGTGTCGCGCGTGCCGGATCTCGTGACCGTGTACCGCGACCTCGCATCCCAGTGTCTCTATCCGCTGCACCTCGGACTCACGGAGGCGGGGATGGGGCGGAAGGGCACGGTCGCGTCGTCGGCCGCCCTCGCCATCCTGCTCTCCGAGGGGATCGGCGATACGATCCGCGTGTCGCTGACGCCCGAACCCGGCGCCGACCGGACCGAAGAGGTTCGGATCGCGCAGCAGCTTCTGCAGTCGCTCGAGTTGAGGAGCTTCAAGCCTCAGGTGACGGCCTGTCCCGGCTGCGGACGGACGACGAGCACCTTCTTCCAGCAGTTGGCGCTCGATGTCGAAGGCCACATTGCGGATCGTCTTGCGGCCTGGCGGGAGCGCTACCCCGGCGTCGAGGACCTTTCGGTGGCCGTGATGGGGTGCGTGGTCAACGGGCCCGGCGAGTCGAAGCACGCGGACCTAGGCATTTCGCTGCCGGGGGTGGCCGAGGCGCCGACGGCGCCCGTCTACGTCGATGGCAAGCACCATTCGACGCTGCGCGGCGATGGGATTGTGGAGGAGTTCCTGCAGATTCTCGACGGGTACGTCGAACGCCGCTTTTCCTGA
- a CDS encoding vitamin B12-dependent ribonucleotide reductase codes for MNPPDVAVREGASTSARVRDEMRVGSNARPADLAEPKLAENARTVLARRYLKKNDHGEPIEGPRDLFWRVADVVASQDGCYGATDEAVLERTERFYRLMADGIFEPNSPTLMNAGRPLGQLSACFVLPVPDSLDGIYETLRDMALIHQSGGGTGFGFSRLRPSGDVVKSTMGVASGPVSFMEVYDASTEAVKQGGTRRGANMGILRVDHPDIRHFIECKADKTRITNFNISVGVTDAFIAAVRAGSDYDLISPRTGDIVGQLNAGEVFSSIISSAWRNGEPGVFFIDEANRYNPVPHLGDYEATNPCGEQPLLAYDVCNLGSINVGYFVDDQGRIDWDGLGSAVHESTHFLDNVIDANRYPLPKIEDLSQRIRRVGLGIMGWADMLVRIGEPYGSERAVELARELMEFVDEESKVESERLAAERGVFPEWERSIWGPDETCARDADGQRIRPERRLRNCNLTTVAPTGTISIIAGCSSGIEPLFAVAFMRNQAGVLMPDVNPDFVRRAKEGGWYSEELMQRIADEGHIHFDEVPGDVQGIFVTAHDVPPEQHIRMQAAFQAHCDSAISKTCNFATTATEEDVRKIYEMAYELRCKGVTVYRDGSRDEQVLSTGSTAKDVQRQTSESGSAIAADGVQLEAVDVEPELAGDLANTLTRLAAAEAQNSELQAHNRKLENAVEQKERRITELEGSRMRRVERRQRPAVLRGHTRQIESPLGTMYVTINEDDQGRPFEVFVALGKTGGAAMADAEAIGRLCSLALRSGISLRDVHKQLRGISSDRAVGLGASKVLSGPDAIAQVIERYLEEKEGIQQTLPIEDVETARKKNTNGGARSAQRPVIERYQESAARLFLGTCSECGSSLAFEEGCAKCYACGYSECG; via the coding sequence ATGAATCCACCGGATGTGGCGGTGCGGGAAGGCGCGTCGACGAGCGCCCGGGTACGGGATGAGATGCGGGTGGGATCCAATGCCAGGCCGGCCGACCTCGCCGAGCCGAAACTTGCCGAGAACGCGCGGACGGTGCTGGCGCGCAGGTATCTGAAGAAGAACGACCATGGCGAGCCCATCGAGGGACCGCGCGACCTCTTCTGGCGCGTGGCCGATGTCGTCGCGTCGCAGGATGGCTGCTACGGGGCGACGGACGAGGCGGTCCTCGAACGCACGGAGCGCTTCTATCGCCTGATGGCCGACGGCATCTTCGAGCCGAACAGCCCCACGCTCATGAACGCCGGGCGTCCGCTCGGGCAACTCTCCGCGTGCTTCGTGCTTCCCGTGCCGGACAGCCTCGACGGCATCTACGAGACGCTGCGGGACATGGCCCTTATCCATCAGAGCGGCGGCGGCACCGGGTTCGGCTTCAGTCGCCTGCGTCCGTCCGGTGACGTCGTCAAGTCGACGATGGGCGTGGCGAGCGGCCCGGTCAGTTTCATGGAGGTCTACGACGCCTCGACCGAGGCCGTGAAGCAGGGCGGCACGCGGCGGGGCGCGAACATGGGCATCCTGCGCGTCGATCATCCGGACATCCGCCATTTCATCGAGTGCAAGGCGGACAAGACCCGGATTACGAACTTCAACATCTCGGTCGGCGTCACCGACGCCTTCATTGCGGCGGTCCGGGCGGGCTCGGACTACGATCTCATCAGCCCACGAACCGGCGATATCGTAGGTCAGCTGAATGCCGGGGAGGTGTTCTCGAGCATCATCTCCAGCGCGTGGCGGAACGGCGAGCCCGGGGTCTTCTTCATCGACGAGGCGAACCGCTACAACCCGGTCCCGCACCTCGGCGACTACGAAGCCACGAACCCCTGCGGCGAACAGCCGCTGCTCGCCTACGACGTATGCAATCTCGGCTCGATCAACGTCGGATACTTCGTCGACGATCAGGGTCGGATCGACTGGGACGGGCTCGGCAGCGCCGTCCACGAATCGACCCACTTTCTCGACAACGTCATCGATGCCAACCGCTACCCGCTCCCGAAGATCGAAGATCTGTCCCAGCGGATCCGCCGCGTCGGTCTCGGGATCATGGGATGGGCCGACATGCTCGTGAGGATCGGCGAACCTTACGGTTCCGAGCGCGCCGTGGAACTCGCGCGCGAGTTGATGGAGTTCGTCGACGAGGAATCCAAGGTCGAATCCGAACGGCTCGCCGCCGAGCGCGGCGTCTTCCCCGAGTGGGAGCGATCGATCTGGGGTCCCGACGAGACATGCGCCCGTGACGCCGACGGCCAGCGGATCCGCCCCGAGCGCCGGCTCCGCAACTGCAATCTGACAACGGTCGCCCCCACGGGGACCATCTCGATCATTGCGGGGTGTTCAAGCGGTATCGAACCTCTGTTCGCGGTCGCATTCATGAGGAATCAGGCAGGCGTGCTGATGCCGGATGTGAATCCGGACTTCGTGCGCCGTGCGAAGGAAGGGGGTTGGTACTCGGAGGAGCTGATGCAGCGCATCGCCGACGAGGGCCACATCCACTTCGATGAAGTGCCGGGGGATGTCCAGGGGATCTTCGTCACGGCGCACGATGTTCCGCCCGAGCAGCACATTCGCATGCAGGCGGCATTTCAGGCGCACTGCGACTCCGCCATCTCGAAGACGTGCAATTTTGCGACGACCGCCACGGAGGAGGACGTGCGCAAGATCTACGAGATGGCGTACGAGTTGCGGTGCAAGGGGGTCACCGTCTACCGCGATGGGTCGCGTGACGAGCAGGTGCTGTCGACGGGCAGCACGGCGAAGGATGTCCAGCGTCAGACGAGTGAGAGCGGTTCGGCGATCGCGGCGGACGGAGTCCAGCTCGAAGCCGTCGATGTGGAGCCCGAGTTGGCCGGAGATCTCGCGAACACGCTGACCCGGCTCGCCGCCGCGGAGGCGCAGAACAGCGAACTGCAGGCGCACAACCGGAAGCTTGAGAATGCGGTCGAGCAGAAGGAGCGGCGGATCACCGAACTCGAAGGTTCGAGAATGCGCCGCGTCGAGAGGCGGCAACGGCCTGCCGTCCTGCGGGGTCACACCCGGCAGATCGAATCGCCGCTGGGTACGATGTACGTGACGATCAACGAGGACGATCAGGGGCGCCCGTTCGAGGTCTTCGTCGCCCTCGGCAAGACGGGAGGGGCGGCGATGGCGGATGCGGAAGCCATCGGACGGCTGTGTTCGCTCGCCCTGCGCTCGGGGATTTCATTACGCGATGTGCACAAGCAGTTGCGCGGGATCTCCTCCGACCGGGCCGTCGGACTCGGGGCGAGCAAGGTGCTCTCCGGCCCCGACGCGATCGCTCAGGTCATCGAACGCTACCTCGAGGAGAAGGAAGGGATTCAGCAGACGCTCCCCATCGAGGACGTCGAGACCGCCCGGAAAAAGAACACGAACGGGGGCGCGCGGTCGGCGCAACGCCCGGTGATCGAGCGTTACCAGGAGTCGGCGGCCCGGCTCTTCCTCGGAACGTGCTCGGAGTGCGGCAGCAGTCTCGCTTTTGAGGAAGGCTGTGCAAAGTGCTACGCTTGCGGCTACAGCGAGTGCGGCTGA
- a CDS encoding Na+:solute symporter, protein MSPADWWIVAIYLALTFGVGLWLSRRARGSIVDFFVGGRALPWWLAGTSMAATTFSVDTPLYVSALIARRGIAGNWEWWSFGLSHLLLIYLFARLWRRAGIVTDVELTELRYGGRPAAVLRATRAFLFAVPINCISIGFVMLAMRKVVEALGLLPDLSGWMPGDERLWAVVALSIFVLAYASIAGLWGVVATDFFQFFLALFGAILVAAFALAEIGGIAELKAQLAAAGRSDALRMVPRPGSEALPFGTFLAYLGIQWWAFRRSDGGGEFVQRLLACRTEADAERAAWWFVWLHYVVRAWPWVLVGLVAVVVFPDLADPDLGYPMLMLRYLPAGLLGLVVASFFAAFMSTVSTQINWGASYLVNDLYARFVDPDASAARLVLLGRLASVCIVAVATAAAFFADDIGALFRFMIAIGTGPGAVLILRWFWWRVNAWAELASMLAGFAIALCSYLPAFGAMEFGTRLALTAFGSAAVWLPVMWFTRAEDEATLLEFYRRVRPTGPGWRAIRERAGVSPDFPLREALLRTAGATLLLFGAMFALGAMLLLEPRTAALSAGVAALGGAGLWILRIRRPAQL, encoded by the coding sequence TTGAGTCCGGCCGACTGGTGGATCGTCGCGATCTACCTTGCGCTCACGTTCGGCGTCGGCCTGTGGCTCTCGCGCCGGGCCCGCGGGAGTATCGTCGACTTCTTCGTAGGGGGCCGCGCGCTGCCGTGGTGGCTCGCAGGCACGTCAATGGCCGCGACCACCTTCTCCGTGGATACGCCGCTCTATGTCTCGGCCCTCATCGCGCGGCGGGGCATCGCCGGCAACTGGGAATGGTGGTCCTTCGGCCTCTCCCACCTCCTGCTCATCTACCTCTTCGCGCGTCTGTGGCGCCGCGCCGGGATCGTCACGGACGTGGAACTGACGGAACTCCGCTATGGCGGCCGCCCCGCTGCCGTCCTGCGGGCCACGCGCGCCTTTCTGTTCGCGGTGCCGATCAATTGCATCTCGATCGGCTTTGTGATGCTGGCCATGCGCAAGGTCGTCGAGGCTCTCGGCCTCCTCCCGGACCTGTCCGGCTGGATGCCGGGAGACGAGCGCCTGTGGGCCGTCGTGGCGCTCTCCATCTTCGTGCTCGCCTACGCGAGCATCGCCGGGCTGTGGGGTGTCGTCGCGACGGACTTCTTTCAGTTCTTTCTCGCGCTCTTCGGAGCCATTCTCGTGGCCGCCTTCGCCCTGGCGGAGATCGGGGGGATCGCGGAACTCAAGGCTCAACTCGCGGCGGCGGGGCGGAGCGATGCGCTGCGGATGGTCCCCCGGCCGGGGTCGGAGGCTCTCCCGTTCGGGACCTTCCTCGCCTACCTCGGCATACAGTGGTGGGCCTTCCGCCGCTCCGATGGCGGGGGCGAGTTCGTGCAGCGTCTCCTCGCCTGCCGCACCGAAGCGGACGCCGAGCGCGCCGCATGGTGGTTCGTGTGGCTTCACTACGTGGTCCGCGCGTGGCCCTGGGTGCTCGTCGGACTCGTGGCCGTCGTCGTCTTTCCGGATCTGGCCGATCCCGATCTGGGATACCCGATGCTCATGCTGCGCTACCTTCCCGCCGGCCTCCTGGGGCTCGTCGTCGCGTCGTTCTTCGCCGCCTTCATGTCGACCGTCTCGACGCAGATCAACTGGGGCGCGAGCTACCTTGTGAACGACCTCTACGCCCGCTTCGTCGACCCGGACGCCTCGGCTGCGCGACTCGTTCTGCTGGGCCGGCTCGCTTCCGTCTGCATCGTCGCGGTCGCGACGGCGGCGGCGTTCTTCGCCGATGACATCGGGGCGCTCTTTCGTTTCATGATCGCCATCGGCACGGGGCCCGGTGCGGTGCTCATCCTGCGCTGGTTCTGGTGGCGGGTGAACGCGTGGGCCGAACTCGCCTCCATGCTTGCCGGCTTCGCCATCGCGCTGTGCTCCTATCTTCCGGCGTTCGGTGCGATGGAGTTCGGGACGCGGCTCGCACTGACCGCCTTCGGCTCGGCGGCGGTCTGGCTGCCGGTGATGTGGTTCACGCGCGCGGAGGACGAGGCGACCCTGCTGGAGTTCTATCGACGAGTGCGGCCCACAGGGCCGGGCTGGCGCGCGATCCGCGAGCGCGCGGGCGTTTCTCCCGACTTTCCGCTCCGCGAAGCGCTCCTGCGGACGGCCGGGGCGACGCTTCTCCTGTTCGGAGCGATGTTCGCCCTCGGAGCCATGCTGCTGCTCGAGCCGCGGACTGCCGCCCTTTCCGCCGGTGTCGCCGCTCTGGGCGGTGCAGGGCTCTGGATCCTGCGTATCCGACGGCCCGCCCAGCTCTGA